In Janthinobacterium sp. J1-1, a single genomic region encodes these proteins:
- a CDS encoding methyl-accepting chemotaxis protein, with product MRLNLPVTDTEITLSDTETIVSTTDLQGNITYANPYFIAISGYTAEELIGAPQNILRHPDMPAEAFADFWSTIRSGLSWSGMVKNRCKNGDYYWVQANVTPVVEDGVAIGYMSVRTKPSRQQVTEASILYARIKAGHADGMAISQGAAVRTGVLAKVLNLRDLPLAKRIAWNLGLLSLALLAQLAWHAELFPESAGHWLTALSVLALLSTLYFWNILHRTVIVPLRQARQACDVMAGGDLTGEIETTRRDEMGQLLRSLRQLRVNLHSIVGDVRGNFLRISAASADIAAGNMDLSRRTEAQASALQQTASSMEQLAATVQQNSGNAEQASAMAGKVHELAGHGGGIVGQVVTMMDEINASSKKIGDITGIIEGIAFQTNILALNAAVEAARAGDQGRGFAVVAGEVRSLAQRSAAAATEIKQLITASLQQVQEGTRLAAQAGASSQDMLGAVQGVHGIMGEIASASREQSHGIGQVNQAVTQMDEVTQQNAALVEESAAASSSLQDQALQLEQAMALFRLERRAGATTAARTGPGRARRAPGKPAGARRAAIAPAARSHPAAG from the coding sequence ATGCGCTTGAATCTTCCCGTTACCGACACCGAAATCACCCTCAGCGACACCGAAACCATCGTCTCGACTACCGATTTGCAAGGCAATATCACCTATGCGAATCCGTATTTCATCGCCATCAGCGGCTATACGGCAGAGGAACTGATCGGCGCGCCGCAAAACATCCTGCGCCATCCGGACATGCCGGCCGAGGCCTTTGCCGATTTCTGGAGCACCATCCGTTCGGGCCTGTCGTGGAGCGGCATGGTCAAGAACCGCTGCAAGAATGGTGACTATTATTGGGTGCAGGCGAACGTCACGCCGGTGGTCGAGGATGGGGTGGCGATCGGCTACATGTCGGTGCGCACCAAGCCGTCACGCCAGCAAGTGACAGAGGCTTCTATCTTGTACGCGCGCATCAAGGCCGGCCACGCCGATGGCATGGCGATCAGCCAGGGCGCGGCCGTGCGCACCGGCGTGCTGGCGAAAGTGCTGAACTTGCGCGACCTGCCGCTGGCCAAGCGCATAGCCTGGAACCTGGGACTATTGAGCCTGGCATTGCTGGCGCAGCTGGCCTGGCACGCCGAGCTGTTTCCGGAAAGCGCGGGGCACTGGCTGACGGCCCTGTCGGTGCTGGCGCTATTGTCCACCCTGTATTTCTGGAACATCTTGCACCGCACCGTGATCGTGCCGCTGCGGCAGGCGCGCCAGGCCTGCGACGTGATGGCGGGCGGCGACCTGACGGGCGAAATCGAGACCACGCGGCGCGACGAAATGGGGCAGTTGCTGCGCTCCTTGCGCCAGCTGCGCGTGAACCTGCATTCCATCGTCGGCGATGTGCGCGGCAATTTTTTGCGCATCAGCGCGGCCAGCGCCGATATCGCGGCCGGCAATATGGACCTGTCGCGGCGCACCGAAGCTCAGGCGTCGGCCCTGCAGCAAACGGCGTCGAGCATGGAACAGCTGGCCGCCACCGTGCAGCAGAACAGCGGCAACGCGGAACAGGCCAGCGCGATGGCGGGCAAAGTGCATGAACTGGCCGGGCATGGCGGCGGGATCGTGGGCCAGGTGGTCACCATGATGGACGAGATCAACGCCTCGTCGAAAAAGATCGGCGACATCACCGGCATCATCGAAGGGATCGCGTTCCAGACCAATATCCTGGCGCTGAACGCGGCCGTGGAAGCGGCGCGCGCCGGCGACCAGGGGCGCGGCTTCGCGGTGGTGGCGGGCGAGGTGCGCAGCCTGGCGCAGCGCTCGGCGGCCGCCGCCACCGAGATCAAGCAGCTGATCACTGCTTCCTTGCAGCAGGTGCAGGAGGGCACGCGGCTGGCCGCGCAGGCCGGCGCCAGCAGCCAGGACATGCTGGGCGCGGTGCAGGGCGTGCACGGCATCATGGGTGAAATCGCCTCGGCCTCGCGCGAGCAAAGCCACGGCATCGGCCAGGTCAACCAGGCCGTCACGCAAATGGATGAAGTGACGCAGCAGAACGCGGCGCTGGTGGAGGAATCGGCGGCCGCATCGAGCTCGCTGCAGGACCAGGCGCTGCAACTGGAACAGGCGATGGCGCTGTTCCGGCTCGAGCGGCGCGCCGGCGCTACAACAGCCGCTCGGACAGGGCCAGGAAGGGCACGGCGGGCACCAGGAAAGCCAGCGGGGGCGAGGCGGGCGGCAATTGCGCCAGCAGCGCGCAGTCATCCCGCAGCGGGGTAA
- a CDS encoding prolyl oligopeptidase family serine peptidase, translating to MSLRLLLLGAFSSAMATTAAIPALAAPRGFTVEDMVAMERVGSPALSPDATRVVYTVRSTNLDKNRGNTQLWMIDLRAPDSAPRQLTRGEASASDPQWSPKGDAIYFLSGRSGSSQVWQLPLNGGEASKVTDLALDVDTYRLSPQGDRLAFSMGVYLDCADIACSRKRLDDKAKNKATGMVYDQLFVRHWDTWADGRRNVLYSAPIDAAGKVSATPVSLSGTLDGDAPSKPFGDNGEYHFSPDGKTVAFSVRVAGRTESWSTNFDVYTIPAIGGEAPRNLTSDNPAWDAKATYSPDGRTLAYVAMTKPGFEADRFHLVLMDVATGKKRTVADDWDRSVADFRWTPDGKAFLVSADDVGQHRLFHIDAANGKVSALTGKGAVGEFDVRGNTIVLTQANLASGAQLYQRKLDAKSESAPMVQLTKQNAAALADVRFGEYEQFSFAGANGETVYGHVMKPWNAKAGEKYPIAFLVHGGPQGSFGNSWSYRWNPQVYAGAGYATVFIDFHGSTGYGQKFTDSISGDWGGKPLVDLQKGLEAATQKFAWLDRERSCALGASYGGYMMNWIAGNWPDGFKCLVNHDGVFDNRAMYYSTEELWFNEWENGGTYYDAAARHEQFNPVNYVKNWKTPMLVVQGDLDFRIPTTQGLGTFTALQRQNVPSKLLVFPDENHWVLKPANSLLWHHTVLDWLNTYTK from the coding sequence ATGAGTTTACGTCTGCTGCTCTTGGGAGCATTCAGTTCCGCCATGGCCACCACCGCCGCCATCCCGGCGCTGGCCGCGCCGCGCGGTTTTACCGTCGAAGACATGGTTGCCATGGAACGTGTCGGCAGCCCGGCGCTGTCGCCGGACGCCACGCGCGTGGTGTATACCGTGCGCAGCACCAACCTCGACAAAAACCGCGGCAACACGCAGCTGTGGATGATCGACCTGCGCGCGCCGGACAGCGCGCCGCGCCAGCTCACGCGTGGCGAGGCCAGCGCCAGCGATCCGCAATGGTCGCCCAAGGGCGATGCCATCTATTTCCTGTCCGGACGCTCGGGCTCGTCGCAAGTGTGGCAGTTGCCCCTGAACGGCGGCGAAGCGTCGAAAGTCACCGACCTCGCGCTGGACGTCGACACCTACCGCCTGTCGCCGCAGGGCGACCGCCTGGCCTTCAGCATGGGCGTGTATCTCGATTGCGCCGACATCGCCTGCAGCAGGAAGCGCCTGGACGACAAGGCAAAGAACAAGGCCACCGGCATGGTCTACGACCAGCTGTTCGTGCGCCACTGGGACACCTGGGCCGATGGCCGCCGCAATGTGCTGTACTCGGCGCCGATCGACGCGGCCGGCAAGGTCAGCGCCACGCCCGTCAGCCTGAGCGGCACGCTCGATGGCGACGCGCCGTCGAAACCGTTCGGCGACAACGGCGAATACCATTTCAGCCCGGACGGCAAGACGGTGGCCTTCTCGGTGCGCGTGGCCGGCCGCACGGAATCGTGGTCGACCAACTTCGACGTCTACACGATTCCCGCCATCGGCGGCGAAGCGCCGCGCAACCTGACTTCCGACAACCCGGCCTGGGATGCCAAGGCGACGTACTCACCGGACGGCCGCACGCTGGCGTACGTGGCGATGACCAAGCCCGGTTTCGAGGCGGACCGCTTCCACCTGGTGCTGATGGATGTCGCCACCGGCAAGAAGCGCACCGTGGCCGACGACTGGGACCGCTCGGTGGCCGATTTCCGCTGGACGCCGGACGGCAAGGCCTTCCTGGTCTCGGCCGATGACGTGGGCCAGCACCGCCTGTTCCATATCGACGCCGCCAACGGCAAGGTGTCGGCCCTGACCGGCAAGGGCGCGGTCGGCGAGTTCGACGTGCGCGGCAATACCATCGTGCTGACGCAGGCCAACCTGGCCTCGGGCGCGCAGCTGTACCAGCGTAAACTCGACGCGAAGTCCGAATCGGCACCGATGGTGCAGCTGACGAAGCAGAATGCGGCCGCGCTGGCCGACGTGCGTTTCGGCGAATACGAGCAGTTTTCGTTTGCCGGCGCGAATGGCGAAACCGTCTACGGCCACGTGATGAAGCCGTGGAACGCCAAGGCCGGCGAAAAATATCCGATCGCCTTCCTCGTGCACGGCGGTCCGCAAGGCAGCTTCGGCAACAGCTGGAGCTACCGCTGGAATCCGCAAGTGTATGCGGGCGCCGGCTACGCCACCGTCTTCATCGACTTCCACGGTTCGACCGGCTACGGCCAGAAGTTCACCGATTCCATCAGCGGCGACTGGGGCGGCAAGCCACTGGTCGACCTGCAAAAAGGCCTGGAAGCGGCCACGCAGAAGTTCGCCTGGCTGGACCGCGAACGCAGCTGCGCGCTGGGTGCGTCGTATGGCGGCTACATGATGAACTGGATCGCCGGTAACTGGCCGGACGGCTTCAAGTGCCTGGTCAACCACGACGGCGTGTTCGACAACCGCGCCATGTACTACTCGACCGAAGAACTGTGGTTCAACGAGTGGGAAAACGGCGGCACCTACTATGACGCGGCGGCCAGGCACGAGCAGTTCAACCCGGTCAACTACGTGAAGAACTGGAAAACACCGATGCTGGTGGTCCAGGGCGACCTGGACTTCCGCATCCCGACCACCCAGGGCCTGGGCACCTTCACCGCGCTGCAGCGCCAGAACGTGCCGAGCAAGCTGCTGGTGTTCCCGGACGAGAATCACTGGGTACTGAAACCGGCGAACTCGCTGCTGTGGCATCACACCGTGCTGGATTGGTTGAATACCTATACCAAATAA
- a CDS encoding esterase-like activity of phytase family protein: MNHPLNTLPKLSLLALAAGLCLAACGGSDSHDEAAKPVAMTGVFLDGAVEGLEYVAGSAAKASTNAKGEFVCNAGDTVTFSAGGVVLGSTLCNPVVTPLTLAASTSVADDKVVNRLLALQLLDDDSDPSNGIRITSEVRTALAGKTLDFAAAPAAFNTALSAQLATLGATFAARTVDTERRALVREHFEDTLASKVGTPLNEALTQTTPLGEVKVTVTRYQIQAANSFYVPYEGSNAKVKSEFPGGFLPSYGSGLAFKGTAANGDLEFYGLTDRGPNGDGPLVPDPNVKGATIGSKIFPSPSFAPAFGVITVGKNGAVLASSTPIKVSATVNTSGLPVPVGAVGNSAEIPVMDVMKYDASGKAVFNAGGLDSEAIVVDKKRNALWVSDEYGPFIIKLDAATGVIQAKYEPGKGLPALFSKRRANRGMEGMTLDTSNDKLYAFLQSPLTDGSATYAVTKKAELIERYARFTRWIEFDPTLGTSGRSFAYPLDAANYQDGRTGNAKLGDVVALGGGKFLVIEQGAAPSGKVFNKLMLVDLNAATDISAAAYNATSSDLEKSSMAGMAVNGADWAQVKPMKKTLLLDLNAIGWAAEKAEGLTLVDGSTIALANDNDFGMKTKVFDAAGVEVAGADVTKCVVDANGVIVTSTAVGCNAANTIRVARGEDRERPARLWIVKFAKALNTY; the protein is encoded by the coding sequence ATGAACCACCCCCTGAACACCCTCCCGAAACTGAGCCTGCTGGCGCTTGCCGCCGGCCTGTGCCTGGCCGCCTGCGGCGGCAGCGACAGTCATGACGAAGCCGCCAAGCCGGTTGCCATGACCGGGGTGTTCCTCGACGGCGCCGTCGAAGGCCTGGAGTATGTGGCCGGCAGCGCCGCCAAGGCCAGCACCAATGCCAAGGGCGAATTCGTTTGCAACGCGGGCGACACCGTCACCTTCAGCGCCGGCGGCGTGGTGCTGGGTTCTACGCTGTGCAACCCCGTCGTCACGCCGCTGACGCTGGCGGCCAGCACCAGCGTGGCCGACGACAAGGTCGTCAACCGCCTGCTGGCGCTGCAACTGCTGGACGACGACAGCGACCCGTCGAACGGCATCAGGATCACCAGCGAAGTCAGGACGGCGCTGGCCGGCAAGACGCTGGACTTTGCCGCCGCCCCCGCCGCCTTCAATACGGCGCTGTCCGCGCAACTGGCCACCCTGGGCGCCACATTCGCCGCGCGCACGGTCGATACCGAGCGCCGTGCCCTGGTGCGCGAGCATTTTGAAGACACGCTGGCGTCGAAAGTGGGCACGCCCCTCAACGAGGCGCTGACGCAAACCACCCCGCTGGGCGAAGTGAAGGTCACCGTCACGCGCTACCAGATCCAGGCCGCCAACAGTTTCTACGTGCCGTACGAGGGCAGCAACGCAAAGGTGAAAAGCGAGTTCCCGGGCGGCTTTTTGCCATCGTACGGCTCCGGCCTGGCCTTCAAGGGCACGGCGGCCAATGGCGACCTGGAATTCTATGGCCTGACCGACCGCGGCCCGAACGGCGACGGCCCGCTGGTGCCGGACCCGAACGTCAAGGGCGCCACCATCGGCAGCAAGATCTTCCCGTCGCCCAGCTTTGCGCCCGCGTTCGGCGTGATCACCGTGGGCAAGAACGGCGCCGTGCTGGCATCCTCCACGCCGATCAAGGTGAGCGCCACGGTGAATACTTCCGGCTTGCCGGTGCCGGTGGGCGCGGTCGGCAATTCGGCCGAAATTCCCGTGATGGACGTGATGAAGTATGACGCCAGCGGCAAGGCCGTCTTCAATGCGGGCGGCCTCGATTCGGAAGCCATCGTGGTCGACAAGAAGCGCAACGCGCTGTGGGTCTCCGATGAATACGGCCCCTTCATCATCAAGCTCGATGCGGCCACGGGCGTGATCCAGGCCAAGTATGAGCCGGGCAAGGGCCTGCCTGCGCTGTTCTCCAAGCGCCGCGCCAACCGCGGCATGGAAGGCATGACGCTCGACACGTCCAACGACAAGCTGTACGCCTTTTTGCAAAGCCCACTGACGGACGGCAGCGCCACCTATGCGGTGACCAAAAAAGCCGAACTGATCGAGCGCTATGCGCGCTTCACGCGCTGGATCGAATTCGACCCGACGCTTGGGACCAGCGGCAGGAGTTTCGCCTATCCGCTCGATGCGGCCAACTACCAGGACGGACGCACCGGCAACGCCAAGCTGGGCGACGTGGTGGCGCTGGGCGGCGGCAAGTTCCTCGTGATCGAGCAGGGCGCCGCGCCCTCGGGCAAGGTGTTCAACAAACTGATGCTGGTCGACCTGAACGCGGCCACCGATATCTCGGCCGCCGCCTACAACGCCACCAGCTCGGACCTGGAAAAGAGCAGCATGGCCGGTATGGCTGTCAATGGCGCCGACTGGGCGCAGGTCAAGCCGATGAAGAAGACCCTGCTGCTCGACCTGAACGCGATCGGCTGGGCGGCGGAAAAAGCCGAAGGCCTGACCCTGGTCGACGGTTCGACCATCGCGCTGGCCAACGACAACGACTTCGGCATGAAGACCAAGGTGTTTGACGCGGCCGGCGTGGAAGTGGCGGGCGCCGATGTGACCAAATGCGTGGTGGACGCGAATGGCGTGATCGTCACCAGCACCGCCGTGGGCTGCAACGCCGCCAACACCATCCGCGTGGCGCGCGGCGAAGACCGCGAACGGCCAGCCCGGTTATGGATCGTGAAGTTTGCCAAGGCGCTCAATACATATTGA
- a CDS encoding AraC family transcriptional regulator, which yields MEQTWLKDAQREIERKPPELERESYDGIINYLEHGYPSSRVRWHCHEEYELHLIVATSGRLFVGDYIGEFSPGHLVLTGPRLPHNWISTVVPEGGVPLRDMIVQFSHAPLAGAARVIPELRELLPLLERSSYGVEFFDMGTEAERHLACIRATHGAERFGHFVQLMVALARTANYRLLSTASLRSYDDDATLAKVNAVLNYITENYREPISAEMLAEQVGMSLSKFSRFFRKATGNSFTDFISRLRINKACQLLMDTDQYVSNVCYDVGFQNVANFNRRFLQVKGVTPKEFRRQADGRFGGIGGPPDQSVASAHLS from the coding sequence ATGGAACAGACATGGCTGAAGGACGCGCAGCGCGAGATCGAGCGCAAGCCGCCCGAGCTGGAGCGCGAAAGCTACGACGGCATCATCAACTACCTGGAACACGGCTATCCCAGCTCGCGCGTGCGCTGGCACTGCCATGAAGAATACGAGCTGCACCTGATCGTCGCCACCAGCGGGCGCCTGTTCGTGGGCGACTATATCGGCGAATTCTCGCCCGGCCACCTGGTGCTGACAGGGCCGCGCCTGCCGCACAACTGGATCTCGACCGTGGTGCCCGAAGGCGGGGTGCCGCTGCGCGACATGATCGTGCAGTTTTCGCATGCGCCGCTGGCCGGCGCCGCGCGCGTGATCCCCGAGCTGCGCGAACTGCTGCCGCTGCTGGAACGCTCCAGCTATGGCGTGGAATTCTTCGACATGGGCACCGAGGCCGAGCGGCACCTGGCCTGCATCCGCGCCACCCACGGCGCCGAGCGCTTCGGCCACTTCGTGCAGCTGATGGTGGCGCTGGCGCGCACCGCCAATTATCGGCTGCTGTCAACCGCCTCGCTGCGTTCCTACGACGACGACGCCACCCTGGCCAAGGTCAATGCGGTGCTCAACTACATCACGGAAAACTACCGCGAGCCGATTTCGGCGGAAATGCTGGCCGAGCAGGTGGGCATGTCGCTCAGTAAATTCTCGCGCTTTTTTCGCAAGGCGACCGGCAACAGCTTCACCGACTTTATCAGCCGGCTGCGCATCAACAAGGCCTGCCAGCTGCTGATGGACACCGACCAGTATGTGTCCAACGTCTGCTATGACGTGGGTTTCCAGAACGTGGCCAATTTTAACCGCCGCTTTTTGCAGGTCAAGGGCGTCACGCCGAAGGAGTTCCGGCGCCAGGCCGATGGCCGTTTTGGCGGTATCGGCGGTCCGCCCGATCAATCTGTCGCATCGGCGCATCTTTCTTGA
- a CDS encoding helix-turn-helix domain-containing protein, which translates to MEHEQQRDATPGFEPKGSYGFIRYLEHGFPNSLVRWHYHDEYELHLIVESSGKVFVGDYIGQFTPGHLVLTGPRVPHNWVSLDTPPEGLRLRDMVIQFAHPPLAAMAAVIPELKGIFPLLQRALHGVEFFNVSELSLRRFQRIRDSSGLPRLIEFLTLLGELAQTSDYQLLSTVPMQSSDDDAALARISSAINFIVHNYSSQFSLKQLAEQVDMPERTFSRFFRSATGNSFTDFVNRLRINKACQLLMETEHYVSNICYEAGFNNVANFNRRFLELKGMTPKEFRQQALGRFGEQG; encoded by the coding sequence ATGGAGCACGAGCAGCAGCGCGATGCCACGCCGGGCTTCGAGCCCAAGGGCAGTTATGGCTTTATCCGTTACCTGGAGCACGGCTTTCCGAACTCGCTGGTGCGCTGGCATTACCACGACGAGTACGAGCTGCACCTGATCGTGGAAAGCTCGGGCAAGGTCTTCGTCGGCGACTATATCGGCCAGTTCACGCCTGGCCACTTGGTGCTGACGGGACCGCGCGTGCCGCACAACTGGGTCTCGCTCGACACGCCGCCCGAAGGGCTTCGCTTACGCGACATGGTGATCCAGTTCGCCCATCCGCCGCTGGCCGCCATGGCCGCGGTGATCCCCGAGCTGAAGGGCATCTTCCCGCTGCTGCAGCGGGCCTTGCACGGCGTCGAGTTCTTCAACGTCAGCGAGCTGTCGCTGCGGCGCTTCCAGCGCATCCGCGACAGCAGCGGCCTGCCGCGCCTGATCGAGTTCCTGACACTGCTGGGTGAACTGGCGCAGACCAGCGACTACCAGCTGCTGTCGACCGTTCCGATGCAGTCGAGCGACGACGATGCGGCGCTGGCGCGCATCAGTTCGGCCATCAACTTCATCGTCCACAACTACAGCAGCCAGTTTTCGCTCAAGCAGCTGGCCGAACAGGTGGACATGCCGGAGCGGACTTTTTCGCGCTTCTTTCGCAGCGCCACCGGCAACAGCTTTACCGATTTCGTCAACCGCCTGCGCATCAACAAAGCCTGCCAGCTGCTGATGGAGACCGAGCATTACGTCAGCAATATCTGCTACGAGGCCGGCTTCAACAACGTGGCCAATTTCAACCGCCGCTTCCTGGAACTGAAAGGCATGACGCCGAAGGAATTCCGCCAGCAGGCGCTGGGCCGCTTCGGTGAACAGGGGTAG
- a CDS encoding mannitol dehydrogenase family protein, translating to MNAIALKQETLAQLPAAIQVPAYARGTLTPSIVHIGVGGFYRAHQAVYLDDLLALPGHEQWGYCGVGLLAHDAAMRDAMQSQDCLYTVVERSAQGDTARVIGCIGEYLYAPADPQAVLEKLADPATRIVSLTITEGGYYVNQGTGEFDAGHPDIVYELAHPQAPRCSFGYLLAALALRRARGLAPFTIMSCDNLQNNGDVTRGMLLAFARLVDGELASWIEAGCAFPNSMVDRITPATTDEHRALVTDSFGIIDAWPVVCEPFRQWVIEDEFPHGRPAWELVGAQMTHDVLPYEKMKLRLLNASHQALCYIGMLLGYTYAHEAMADAGIRQLVRRMMDVEVTPLLEEVEGIDLASYKDTLIERFSNPAVRDQLARIGTEGSARIPKFVLPSVREALAQGSEIKLLAFTVACWFRYLEGHDEDGVEMPLNDPHAVRLRELALHGGADATALLSMRELFGDLSDTPAFTQAVRLSLASLYDLGARLALDQAVA from the coding sequence TGCATATCGGCGTGGGCGGCTTTTACCGCGCCCACCAGGCCGTCTACCTCGATGACCTGCTGGCCCTGCCGGGCCATGAGCAGTGGGGCTATTGCGGCGTGGGCTTGCTGGCGCACGACGCCGCCATGCGCGACGCCATGCAGTCGCAGGACTGCCTGTACACGGTGGTCGAGCGCAGCGCGCAGGGCGACACGGCGCGCGTGATCGGCTGCATCGGCGAGTATCTGTACGCGCCGGCGGACCCGCAGGCGGTGCTGGAAAAGCTGGCCGACCCCGCCACCCGCATCGTCTCGCTGACGATTACCGAAGGCGGCTACTACGTCAACCAGGGCACGGGCGAATTCGACGCCGGCCACCCGGACATCGTTTACGAATTGGCCCACCCCCAAGCGCCGCGCTGCTCGTTCGGCTACCTGCTGGCCGCATTGGCCCTGCGCCGCGCGCGCGGCCTGGCGCCGTTTACCATCATGTCCTGCGATAACCTGCAAAACAATGGCGACGTCACGCGCGGCATGCTGCTGGCGTTTGCGCGCCTGGTCGACGGCGAACTGGCCAGCTGGATCGAGGCCGGCTGCGCGTTCCCGAACAGCATGGTCGACCGCATCACGCCGGCCACCACCGACGAGCACCGCGCGCTGGTGACGGACTCGTTCGGCATTATCGATGCCTGGCCGGTGGTGTGCGAACCATTCCGCCAGTGGGTGATCGAGGACGAATTTCCGCACGGCCGTCCGGCCTGGGAACTGGTCGGCGCGCAGATGACGCACGACGTGCTGCCGTATGAAAAAATGAAGCTGCGCCTGCTGAACGCCAGCCACCAGGCGCTGTGCTATATCGGCATGCTGCTCGGCTACACCTACGCGCATGAAGCGATGGCGGACGCCGGCATCCGCCAGCTGGTGCGGCGCATGATGGACGTCGAAGTCACGCCGCTGCTGGAAGAAGTGGAAGGCATCGACCTGGCCAGCTACAAGGACACCCTGATCGAACGCTTTTCGAATCCCGCCGTGCGCGACCAGCTGGCGCGCATCGGCACCGAAGGCTCGGCGCGCATCCCGAAATTCGTGCTGCCTTCCGTGCGCGAAGCGCTGGCGCAGGGCAGCGAGATCAAGCTGCTGGCGTTCACGGTGGCTTGCTGGTTCCGCTACCTGGAGGGCCATGACGAAGACGGCGTCGAGATGCCGCTCAACGACCCCCATGCGGTGCGCCTGCGCGAGCTGGCCCTGCATGGCGGCGCGGACGCCACCGCGCTGCTGTCGATGCGCGAGCTGTTCGGCGACCTGTCCGACACGCCGGCGTTTACCCAGGCGGTCAGGCTGTCGCTGGCCAGCCTGTACGACCTCGGCGCGCGCCTGGCGCTCGACCAGGCCGTCGCCTGA